The Cucurbita pepo subsp. pepo cultivar mu-cu-16 chromosome LG08, ASM280686v2, whole genome shotgun sequence genome contains a region encoding:
- the LOC111800363 gene encoding beta-amylase 3, chloroplastic — translation MTLTLRSSTSFIHLNDTKIIKAPLLEDLHGIISFKQAKPPSCLRIRSSLQEIKMERGSNKMEKLHSLSLNHHTNDLRVPVFVMLPLDTVSLGGSLNKPRTTNASLMALKSAGVEGVMVDAWWGLVEKDGPMKYNWEGYAELVQMVQRHGLKLQVVMSFHQCGGNVGDSCSIPLPPWVLEEISKNPDLVYTDKSGRRNPEYISLGCDSLPVLKGRTPIQVYADYMRSFRDRFRDYLGEVIMEVQVGAGPCGELRYPSYPESNGTWRFPGIGEFQCYDKYMRASLEAAAEAIGKRDWGSSGGPNDSGQYNQFPEDSGFFKRTGTWNSEYGKFFLEWYSGELLQHGDRVISAAKGIFHGTGAKLSAKVAGIHWHYGTRSHAAELTAGYYNTRHRDGYLPIAKMLAKHGVVLNFTCMEMKDGQQPGYANCSPEGLVTQVKMATRDAKAELAGENALERYDIAAYEQILATSRSESGNGLAAFTYLRMNKDLFEPQNWRNLVEFVKRMSEGGRNWRLPESDCCGSDLRVGFIKEKKIEKVAVV, via the exons ATGACTTTAACGTTACGGTCATCGACTTCTTTCATCCATCTGAACGATACGAAGATCATAAAGGCTCCTCTTCTTGAAGATCTCCATGGCATAATCTCCTTCAAGCAAGCGAAGCCACCGAGCTGTCTCCGAATAAGAAGTTCCTTACAGGAGATTAAGATGGAAAGGGGTAGTAACAAAATGGAGAAACTTCACTCTCTATCTTTGAATCACCACACAAATGACTTGAGAGTTCCTGTGTTTGTAATGCTTCCTCTTGACACGGTTAGTCTTGGAGGGAGTTTGAACAAACCTCGAACAACGAATGCGAGTTTGATGGCCTTGAAGAGTGCAGGTGTGGAAGGAGTTATGGTGGATGCTTGGTGGGGATTGGTGGAGAAAGATGGACCTATGAAATACAACTGGGAAGGTTATGCTGAGCTTGTGCAGATGGTTCAAAGGCATGGCTTGAAGCTCCAAGtagtcatgtcttttcatcaGTGTGGAGGGAATGTTGGAGATTCTTGCAG CATTCCTTTGCCACCATGGGTGCTTGAAGAAATAAGCAAGAACCCAGATCTCGTTTACACAGACAAATCAGGCAGAAGGAATCCGGAATACATCTCGTTGGGATGTGATTCGTTACCCGTGCTCAAAGGAAGAACACCAATCCAAGTTTATGCTGACTACATGAGGAGCTTCCGGGATCGATTTAGAGACTACTTAGGAGAAGTAATCATG GAAGTTCAAGTTGGGGCTGGTCCATGTGGGGAACTCAGATATCCATCTTATCCAGAGAGCAATGGAACTTGGAGATTTCCAGGAATTGGGGAATTCCAATGTTATGACAAG TATATGAGAGCATCCCTGGAGGCAGCAGCAGAGGCCATTGGAAAAAGAGATTGGGGAAGCAGTGGAGGACCAAATGATTCAGGTCAATACAACCAATTCCCTGAAGATTCCGGATTCTTCAAAAGGACAGGAACATGGAACTCGGAATATGGCAAATTCTTTCTCGAATGGTACTCGGGTGAGCTATTACAGCACGGCGATAGAGTCATATCAGCTGCAAAGGGAATTTTCCATGGAACTGGTGCAAAGCTATCAGCAAAAGTAGCTGGCATTCACTGGCATTATGGAACACGATCCCATGCTGCCGAGTTAACCGCCGGGTACTACAACACTCGACACCGAGACGGTTACTTGCCTATTGCAAAGATGCTGGCTAAACATGGAGTTGTGTTGAACTTCACTTGTATGGAAATGAAAGATGGACAGCAGCCTGGCTATGCAAATTGCTCACCAGAAGGATTGGTTACACAAGTGAAGATGGCTACAAGGGATGCTAAGGCTGAACTTGCTGGTGAAAATGCATTGGAAAGGTATGATATAGCAGCTTATGAGCAAATTTTAGCTACTAGTAGATCAGAATCTGGAAATGGTTTGGCTGCATTCACTTACTTGAGGATGAACAAGGACCTTTTTGAACCCCAAAACTGGAGGAACTTAGTCGAGTTCGTAAAGAGAATGTCGGAAGGTGGTCGGAACTGGAGACTTCCTGAATCAGACTGCTGTGGCAGTGATCTTCGTGTTGGATTCATCAAGGAAAAGAAGATCGAGAAAGTTGCTGTGGTGTAG
- the LOC111800362 gene encoding probable serine/threonine-protein kinase PBL19 isoform X2 — translation MLKIGEGGFGSVYRGRVKPTTINDEPVVVAIKKLNQHSLQGHKEWLAEVQFLSVVDHPNLVKLLGYAAENGERGIQRLLVYEFLPNRSLEHHLFQRMSPTLPWKKRVEISIGAAQGLAYLHGGLETQVIYRDFKSSNVLLDENFKPKLSDFGLAREGPSGDHTHVSTAVVGTHGYAAPEYVETGRLKSQCDVWSFGVVLYELLTGRRALDRNRPTGEQKLLQWVRQFPVDSSMFTMLIDPRLRNQYSLSSAREVAKLADRCLNKNAMSRPTMTEVVESLQKALVMSEEKTSSSSSSSQKQQSHGVLLSPRFVDQKHGMIGRRQGKV, via the exons ATGTTGAAGATTGGAGAGGGCGGTTTTGGATCTGTGTACAGAGGAAGAGTTAAGCCCACAACTATCAACGATGAACCTGTTGTGGTCGCCATTAAAAAACTCAACCAGCATAGCTTGCAG GGTCATAAAGAATGGCTTGCAGAAGTTCAGTTTCTTAGCGTCGTTGATCATCCAAATTTAGTTAAACTTCTGGGTTATGCTGCTGAGAATGGTGAGAGAGGGATTCAGAGGCTGTTAGTCTACGAGTTCCTTCCCAACCGAAGCTTGGAGCACCATCTTTTCCAAAGAATGTCGCCCACTCTCCCATGGAAGAAAAGAGTAGAGATTAGCATTGGTGCAGCTCAGGGTTTGGCTTATCTACATGGAGGATTAGAAACACAG GTGATCTATCGGGATTTTAAATCGTCGAACGTGCTATTGGACGAGAACTTCAAGCCTAAACTCTCAGACTTTGGTCTTGCTAGAGAAGGACCAAGTGGTGATCACACACATGTTTCTACAGCT GTGGTTGGAACACATGGATACGCTGCTCCTGAATATGTTGAAACAGGCCGTCTCAAGAGCCAATGCGACGTATGGAGTTTCGGTGTGGTTCTATATGAACTCCTCACAGGCAGACGAGCATTGGATAGAAACCGCCCCACGGGAGAGCAGAAACTTCTTCAATGGGTGAGACAGTTTCCAGTTGACAGTAGTATGTTCACCATGCTAATCGATCCTCGACTCAGAAACCAGTATTCCTTGTCCTCCGCCCGGGAAGTTGCAAAGTTGGCAGACCGGTGCCTGAACAAGAATGCAATGAGTCGGCCAACGATGACAGAAGTAGTTGAAAGCTTACAGAAAGCGCTAGTAATGTCGGAAGAGAAAACGAGCTCAAGCTCGAGCAGTAGCCAGAAACAACAGTCTCATGGCGTTCTGTTATCTCCAAGATTTGTTGATCAAAAGCATGGCATGATTGGAAGACGACAAGGAAAGGTATGA
- the LOC111800364 gene encoding poly(U)-specific endoribonuclease-B: MEGLIKGLIDVAIGHDDDNNNNNEQSAPQSRDERSRSTWAQVVTGEEDADRDGGDRGHDRRHGNDSNRRDNEKEGRSRREEEWEVEGSRISGQRQQGEYGSEHGYNRDQWAKKEGSEENNDGWETVHKKAPRKHHKVQVENWEGYKRPASEQNYSDEVEVGAELEPSEDELADFARACNKLWELDLNRLVPGQDYEIDCGEGKRVHGREDMAQASLFSWVNEDVFRKPTFSRFCSLLDNYNPDQGSKEVVTPEERQEQAAFIEEISRTAPIKYLHKYLSYKGVTSNDYQDFKRMLTSLWFDLYGRGGTSHSSSAFEHVFVGEIKQQGGQEVSGFHNWLQFYLEEAKGSVDYQGYIFPRRRGQFPDSETQLLTIQFEWNGVLKSVSSTLVGVSPEFELALYTLCFFLGGEDNHVELGPYPVNIKCYRLGNKIGSVFPVAES; encoded by the exons ATGGAGGGTTTAATCAAGGGTCTCATAGATGTCGCAATCGGCCACGACgacgacaacaacaacaacaacgaaCAATCGGCTCCCCAGTCTCGTGACGAACGATCCAGATCCACTTGGGCTCAG GTAGTCACTGGGGAGGAGGATGCGGATCGAGATGGGGGAGATCGGGGACATGATCGAAGACATGGGAATGATTCGAATCGGAGGGACAATGAG AAAGAGGGTCGTTCGCGGCGTGAGGAGGAGTGGGAGGTTGAGGGTTCGAGGATTTCTGGTCAACGACAGCAG GGTGAATATGGTAGCGAGCATGGTTACAACAGAGATCAGTGGGCTAAAAag GAGGGCTCTGAGGAGAACAATGATGGGTGGGAGACTGTCCACAAAAAGGCACCTAGGAAACATCACAAG GTGCAGGTAGAAAATTGGGAAGGATACAAACGGCCTGCCAGTGAACAAAACTATTCTGATGAGGTGGAAGTAGGTGCTGAGCTAGAACCCTCTGAGGACGAGCTTGCTGATTTTGCCCGGGCCTGTAACAAGCTATGGGAACTTGATTTAAATCGTTTGGTACCTGGACAAGATTATGAAATTGATTGTGGTGAGGGAAAAAGGGTCCATGGAAGGGAAGATATGGCACAAGCAAGCCTCTTTAGTTGGGTTAATGAAGACGTATTTAGGAAGCCAACATTTTCACGTTTTTGCTCTCTACTTGATAACTACAATCCCGATCAAGGGAGCAAAGAAGTTGTGACACCTGAGGAGAGGCAAGAGCAGGCTGCATTCATAGAAGAAATTAGTAGAACTGCACCAATTAAGTACCTTCATAAGTACCTTTCATACAAGGGAGTTACATCCAATGACTATCAAGATTTCAAACGTATGCTGACCAGTCTGTGGTTCGATCTTTATGGTCGGGGTGGAACATCTCATTCCTCTTCTGCCTTTGAACATGTTTTTGTTGGAGAAATCAAGCAACAAGGTGGACAAGAGGTTTCTGGTTTCCACAACTGGCTTCAG TTTTACCTTGAAGAAGCTAAAGGGAGTGTTGACTATCAAGGTTATATTTTCCCCAGACGACGTGGCCAGTTT CCTGATTCAGAAACTCAATTGCTTACCATTCAGTTTGAATGGAATGGTGTTCTCAAATCTGTCTCAAGCACTTTAGTAGGAGTTAGCCCTGAGTTTGAACTTGCACTGTATACACTATGCTTCTTCCTTGGCGGAGAGGATAACCATGTTGAGCTCGGACCATATCCTGTTAATATCAAGTGCTATCGATTAGGAAACAAAATCGGGTCTGTGTTTCCTGTAGCTGAGTCTTGA
- the LOC111800362 gene encoding probable serine/threonine-protein kinase PBL19 isoform X1 encodes MKCFFNPKGKSKSKRISKSAPELNQGDKSNNSATKNGFRPSNSLPSRSIPELYKEKEHNLRVFSLQELIDATNGFSRMLKIGEGGFGSVYRGRVKPTTINDEPVVVAIKKLNQHSLQGHKEWLAEVQFLSVVDHPNLVKLLGYAAENGERGIQRLLVYEFLPNRSLEHHLFQRMSPTLPWKKRVEISIGAAQGLAYLHGGLETQVIYRDFKSSNVLLDENFKPKLSDFGLAREGPSGDHTHVSTAVVGTHGYAAPEYVETGRLKSQCDVWSFGVVLYELLTGRRALDRNRPTGEQKLLQWVRQFPVDSSMFTMLIDPRLRNQYSLSSAREVAKLADRCLNKNAMSRPTMTEVVESLQKALVMSEEKTSSSSSSSQKQQSHGVLLSPRFVDQKHGMIGRRQGKV; translated from the exons ATGAAGTGTTTCTTTAATCCAAAGGggaaatccaaatccaaaagaaTATCCAAATCCGCTCCAGAGTTGAACCAAGGGGATAAATCCAACAATTCCGCCACCAAAAATGGTTTCAGACCGTCAAATTCATTACCATCGAGGAGTATTCCTGAATTATACAAAGAGAAGGAGCATAATTTGAGGGTTTTCTCCCTCCAAGAGCTTATTGATGCAACAAATGGCTTCAGCAGGATGTTGAAGATTGGAGAGGGCGGTTTTGGATCTGTGTACAGAGGAAGAGTTAAGCCCACAACTATCAACGATGAACCTGTTGTGGTCGCCATTAAAAAACTCAACCAGCATAGCTTGCAG GGTCATAAAGAATGGCTTGCAGAAGTTCAGTTTCTTAGCGTCGTTGATCATCCAAATTTAGTTAAACTTCTGGGTTATGCTGCTGAGAATGGTGAGAGAGGGATTCAGAGGCTGTTAGTCTACGAGTTCCTTCCCAACCGAAGCTTGGAGCACCATCTTTTCCAAAGAATGTCGCCCACTCTCCCATGGAAGAAAAGAGTAGAGATTAGCATTGGTGCAGCTCAGGGTTTGGCTTATCTACATGGAGGATTAGAAACACAG GTGATCTATCGGGATTTTAAATCGTCGAACGTGCTATTGGACGAGAACTTCAAGCCTAAACTCTCAGACTTTGGTCTTGCTAGAGAAGGACCAAGTGGTGATCACACACATGTTTCTACAGCT GTGGTTGGAACACATGGATACGCTGCTCCTGAATATGTTGAAACAGGCCGTCTCAAGAGCCAATGCGACGTATGGAGTTTCGGTGTGGTTCTATATGAACTCCTCACAGGCAGACGAGCATTGGATAGAAACCGCCCCACGGGAGAGCAGAAACTTCTTCAATGGGTGAGACAGTTTCCAGTTGACAGTAGTATGTTCACCATGCTAATCGATCCTCGACTCAGAAACCAGTATTCCTTGTCCTCCGCCCGGGAAGTTGCAAAGTTGGCAGACCGGTGCCTGAACAAGAATGCAATGAGTCGGCCAACGATGACAGAAGTAGTTGAAAGCTTACAGAAAGCGCTAGTAATGTCGGAAGAGAAAACGAGCTCAAGCTCGAGCAGTAGCCAGAAACAACAGTCTCATGGCGTTCTGTTATCTCCAAGATTTGTTGATCAAAAGCATGGCATGATTGGAAGACGACAAGGAAAGGTATGA